DNA sequence from the Candidatus Microthrix parvicella Bio17-1 genome:
CAGCCCGGTCACCGTCACTGCGAGGACCGCGGTCACCAGCGGCGCCAGTTCAAACGACCCGGATTCGGCAATCCCCACCACCACCCCCAAAAGCAGCCAGCCAACGATGTCGTTCACCGTCGCAACCCCGAGGGCCACCTGAGCGAAGGGCCGATCCATCAAACCGAGGTCCGCAAGGATTCGAGCCGCCACCGGAAGGGACGAGATGGCGAACGCCACGGCAAAGAACATCAGGAAGACGGCCCGCGCTGCGCCTGCACCAACGAAGAAGTCGGGGAGCAGCGAGCCGACCAATGCTCCAACCGCCAGCGGGACACCCAGGCTGCCGACGGTCACCAGGATCGCCGCCCGACCCTGACTTTTGATCGTCGACAAGTCCACCTCGGCACCGGTCGTACCCAGCAGGAACACAATGCCCACCCATGCGAGGCCCAACAGCAGGCCAGACTGCCGCTCGCTCGCCGGGAAGAGCCAGGCAAACCCCCCAGGCCAGACCTGACCCAGCAGGGACGGGCCAAGCACCACCCCGGAAAGCAGCTCGCCGATGACACGAGGCATACCGGAGCGCCGAGCGGCGTAGCCACCGGCTCGGGCGAAGAAGAGCACCACCAGGATCTGACACCACAGAACCAGCAACGAATGCTCGTCCAGCGGGGGCAACGGGGTGACCGCAACCAGATGCATATCCAAGATTAGTGGGGACTGCTGCAGGCCACATCAATGATCGCCCCGCTCGTCTAGTCTCACGGCTTGAGCGAACAACAGCGCGAGCGGTTCGAGGATCCCGTTGACGGGACGATCTGGGATGTCGACGCTGCATTCCTGACGTCGAACTGGACCTGCATCTGGGGTAACGGCTGCAAAGGAATCCTGCCAAGAGACGCAGAGCACCTGAACCAAGGTTGCTGCTCGCACGGCACCAAGTTTCTCGATGAAGAAGAGTCGATGAACACCGGTGCGTTGGCTATGTTCCTCGATCCGTCAGTGTTCCAGTTCCACGCCGAGGCCCACGAAGGCGGCATCTACGCCGACGATGCTCGTACCCTTACGCGGGTGGTCGACGGTGCCTGCATCTTCCACAACCGTCCCGGGTTTGAGGGTGGAGAGGGATGCGCGCTTCACCTCGCCGCAATCGATGCCGGGGAGTCGCCAACCGAATGGAAGCCATCAGTGTGTTGGCAGTTGCCACTTCGCGCGGAGACCCGCTCCGACGGGTCGAAGGTCCTGCGACATTGGGCGCGCAGCGATTGGGACGACGACGACCTGACCATCGCCTGGTGTTGCACCGAAGAACCGGAGCCCTTCATCGGCGAAACAACGGTGGTTCATTCACTCGCCGAGGAACTGACCGCCTTGGTGGGCCCGGAGGTGTACGTCCAGATCAGAGACCGGCTCGGCTGACAAGCGTCAGGCCACGCCGCCGGGCCCACTGATCCTCGATGACGAACGGCGAGGGGCCCACCGTTGTTTCGGCGACCATCGGGTAGGTGGATCATTCGGTTGCAAGCTCGCTTTATCCGTGCGATGTTGGCTTCGGAGGTCGCCACCATGTCAGTGAGCACCGCGAGCACCGGGCCTTTTCGCCTCCGCGCCCGCCAGGGTGACGCCAAGACGTTGCTCTCCTGGGAACTCGACGACGCGGCGACATCGGGGCTCGCCGGATTTACGATCATCGCCCAACCGCCTGGCGGCGCGGCGTACTTCCTGTACAACCGCCTCACCTTCGCCGATCCATCGGCACATGCCCAGGATCCTGCGCAACCGACCAGGGCATCGATCAACTCGCCGTTTCACGCCTTTCGCTGGGTGCACCATCCCGGTCTGGTGCACCAGCGGCTTCAGCCCAACCTGGGTCGGTACTCCTACACCGTGACGCCCCGCTACTTCGTCGACCGGTCGATGGCGCCGATCGACCATGCCCTGGGCGCCAGCCTGACGATCGAGGTGGCGCCGTTTCGCAAGGGCCGTTTGCGGGTCGGCTTCACCCGGGGGTTCGTCCAATCCCAAGCGTACGCCGACCACTTCGGCCCTAAAGCGACGTTTGAGCCCCACGACCCGGAGCTCGTGTGGGACACCTCGCAAATCGCGGGTGTCGCCACCGATGGCACCAGCTTCACCTTCGAGGATCAGCATCGCTGGCTCGGCTTCACCGCACGACCACTGATCCTCGAGCTGTTGGACGAGGTTCGAGCCGACCCGGACATGACGCTGGACGTGTTTGCCTACGACCTGAACGAGCCGGCGATCCTCACGCGCCTTCTCGACCCCACGCTGGCCGCCCGCACCCGCATCATCCTCGACAACGCCGCGCTGCACCACGACGCAAAGCCACCACCGTCGGGCAGGCGTAAGCCCGAAGACGAGTTTGCGGAGCGGTTCGTCGCGCTGCCCGGGAGCCAGATCAAGCGGGGCCACTTCGGGCGCTACAGCCACAACAAGGTGCTGATCGCTTCGCGCAAGAACAGAGCCCGAAAAGTGCTGACCGGCTCGACCAACTTCTCGACCACCGGCCTCTACGTCAACTCCAACCACGTGCTGGTGTTCGACGACCCCAAGGTGGCCACGACCTACCGGACCGTGTTTGACGCTACGTGGGATGGCGACGTGGCCCGACGGTCCTGGCTCGAAACTGGGCTCGATCGGTCGGCCGTGTCGTTCGCCACCGCACACGTCCCCAGCACCGCGATCCACTTCTCACCCCACTCCAACGAGAACGCCACTTCGATCCTCGGCGGGCTCCTCGGACGCCTCGACCATGAGTCGACGGCGGCACCCGCTTCGGGCCGAAGCGTTCTCTTCGCCGTCATGGAGCTGAGCACCCGACGGAAGAAGGGATCGCCGCCGGCGAGCGACGACGAGCGGCGGGCGGGCAACCCCGTCTACTTCGCCCTCAACGAGCTGCATGCTGATCCGGCCTGTTTCAGCTACGGCATCTCGGACAACCCGGACGGCATCAAGCTGTACCGGCCCGGACAACCCGGCGGGGTGCTGGTCACGGGCAAGCCCACCGCGGTTCGGTTACCCCCTCCCTTCAACCAGGTTCCACGCGTGGCCGGGCACCAGATCCACCACAAGTTCGTGGTGTGTGGCTTTAACGGTGAGGCGCCGGTTGTCTACTGCGGATCGTCCAACCTGGCGCTGCGCGGAGAACAAGTCAACGGAGACAACCTCATCGAGATCAACGACCCCGACGTGGCCACCGCATTTGCGATCGAGGCGATCGAACTCGTCGACCACTTCAACTTCCTCAGTCGCTTCAGCACGGATGGATCCTCCCCAAAGATCAACACGGCCAAGCCGGTCGAAGCCGCCGCCAGGATCGGCTGGCACCTGGGCACCACCGACCTCTGGGTACACAAATTTTACGATCCGGACGATCTCCGCTGCCGCGACCGCTGCCTGTTCGCCCAGCAGTTCGCCGCGGAGCCATGAGCACCAGATGACGCCCAGCGGTCGCACACCCGGGGGAGACAACCCCCCGCCCGGTCCTCAGCGGCGTGCGGTCCGGCTCCGCCCAGACGCTCCCTTGGCTCTCAGCCCAACGCCCATCAGAGCCTGCAGGAACCGCAGCGCATCAGTCATCGCTCAACCGAGCAACCCCACGTGATGGGACTCACCCAATGAAGGCCGTATAGGCGCGTGGCCGGCTGTTGAGGGCGGCGCGCCAACAAACCCGCCGGATCGGCTACATCCCAGTCCCCCGTATGGAACCTGGCTTGCAGGGCGGGAGCGATTCGAACTCTCAACCTTCGGGCGACGATGGTGATGGCAGCGCTCGCTTGACGGGCGTCGGCAGTTCGAGTCGATGATCGCTCGTGCTCAGCCGCCGGGCGACGCCGCCACCGATGACGACGGCGGTGATGGCGACTGAGCCGAGGATGAGGAACATCACCGCGGTTTGCACCAGGACGGCATCGACGGGATCGACACCGGCCAACAGGAGCCCGGTCATGGTGCCGGGTAGAGCGATGAGGCCAACGATCTTGGTGGTCTCGATCTGTGGGCCGATTGCGGTGCGTAGGGCCTCTCGTACGTGGGGTCGGACAGCCATGGGTCCGGTCTGGCCAAGCGAGAGGCGAACTTCGATCTGGTCGCGGTGCTCACTGATCTCGGCGAGGGTGCGACGTGCCGCGAGGACGGTGGCCGCGATCGTGTTGCCGAGCAGCATCCCTGCGGTCGGGACGATCGTGCGAGGTTCGACCGGAAAGATCCCGAGGCCGAAGACCACGACCAGACTCACGCCAACCGCAGAGCCGAGGGCCACCATGCTGAGGCTGAAGAGACCGGGGATCTCCTTGGCCCGATTGGCAATGGTGGCTGAGCCGATGACGACCATGGCCGCAACCCAGAGCCATGACCAGACCTGCGGGGTGTCGTCGGCAAGGACGAGTCCGAGGGCACCCCCGATGGCGAGCATCTGCGCCAGGGCTCGGAGACTGGCCCACGCTATGGAGCGCTCAAGGCCGAGGTGCTTGCGCATCGACACCACGATGGCGGCGACGATCAGGATCATCGAAGCTGCGACCCCTTCGATACCAATGGACGAGGCGCTACTCACCTGACCTCACCCTGCAGGAAGCGGTCGACCTCGGGGAGGGGGCGGGCCAGGACGTCACGGACGGTGCCGTGCTGGAGGACTCGCCCGGCGACGACCACCAGGGTGTTACGGGCGACGCGAACGAGTTGGTCGAAATCGTGGGTGACCCAGATGGGGGTGATCCCTTCTACGGTGAGCTTCGCTACGAGTTGTTCGATGTGGGCGGCGCTGTTCGGGTCGAGGGCGCTCGTGCCCTCATCGAGGAGGAGCACGTCAGGGCGGGTGGTGAGCGATCGGGCCAAGCCAAGCCGCTGGAGTTCACCGCCAGAGAGGTCGCGGGCTGAGCGTTTGGCAAGTGCGCCGTCGAGTCCGACTCGGACCAGGGCGACCTCGATGTCGTCGTCGTTTAGGGTCGGGTCTACCTCGCGGAGGTTGTCGGCTGCGCTGCCGTCGAGGGCGGTGGGCCGCTGGAAGACCATGGCCACCCGGCGCCGCAGTTCGGTCGGTTCGATGGTGGAAAGGTCGTTGCCGCGGTAGCGGACCGTGCCGGAACTGGGGGCTTCCAGTCGATTGCAGAGTCGCAGGAGCGTCGACTTCCCCGAGCCCGACGGACCGATGATGGCGGTGGCGCCGTCGATCGGGATGGCGACGCGGTCGAGCTCGAGGATCGTGTGAGCTCCGCGCTCGACGACGACATCCTCGAAGAAGAACAAGGCGCGGGGGTCAGACGCAGCAGACGCTTCGGCGGCCAAGGGTTGCGTCGTCGTTCCCGGTTTCGAGCGTTGGCGAAGGGCGCGAATCACCCGGCAGCTCCATCAGCGGCATCGTCGACGTGAGCGTGGGAGTGGGGGTGGGGGTGGGGGTGGGAGTGGGAGTGTTGACTATCAGGGCGTTGGTGGGGATGGGCCGTTCCTGCGATGTGCTGACTGTTAAACAGAGCCTCGGTTGCAAGTCGCTCGATGTGATCGTTGACCAAGGCGTAGAGGACCCGGGTTCCCTGCCGCTCGGTCCGAACGAGCTTGGCAAGACGCAGCTTTGCCAGGTGCTGGGAAACAGCAGCCGGGTTGGCACCCACATGCTCGGCGAGATCGTTCACTGCGTGGCGGCCGTGCAACAGCGTCCACACGACCCGAAGTCGGGTGGGATCGGCTAGAAGCTTCAAGGTCGCCACTGCAGTTTCCAGCTGATCATCCGACGGGTCCACTGGCTGCGTATCCACGCAGGTAGTGGAGCATACGGGTCTGGGCTCGCACAAGCTGGGAAACGGAGCCCACAGCTGACCGTTCCCCAGCTGTGGCGGCTGGGCGACGCATCTCTGGACCCAGGAGGGACGACGACGAAATGAATGGCTGCGTCTGAGCGCCACCTACATGTGCCGAAGCCCGATGCCGGAGCCCGATGCCGGAGCCATCCGGAAGACGAGAGCTGCCGTTACCGCTGATGACGAGACAGGAGGGGATTGCCGGTCTCGCCGCCGAACTCGGTGTAGCCGAACCAGTTCGAGACGATATCGCCGGGTCGTGGACGCAACGACGGCAGTTCAGCGTCTACGACACCGACCCCGGGGGACCCGCACAAGTGGCCCCTTTCAGCTGGCGCAAGGGTGGTCCCTACCAGGTGGCGCAACCACCCAAAAGTGGTCCCTACCAACTGGCGCACGACAACGGACGATCCACTATCCAGGTAAGCGAGAGGGTGGGCACTCAAATCGCGATGATTTCCACCAGATCGCCCAAAGCTGCGAAGTCCCCGGGGTTCCGCGTGTAAAGCGGTAGCCCTACCGAGCAAGCGATTGCGGCGATCATCAAGTCGACAGCCCGGGTCCCTCGCGCCTTCCGACCAACAGATAGGACCGCTGCATAGATCCGCCCGTACGCCCTCGCCGCTTCGGCATTGAACGGCAAGGGATCGAACGCCGCCTCGGTTCGCTGCAGCCGGTCCTGCCGACGCGCCCGTTCGTTGGAGTCCGTCGCGGCGTGTGGGCCGGCGGCGAGTTCGGCCATCGTGAGTGCGGTGACGGCGACCTCGATGGGCAGCGCGTGCGCCTCAAGTTGATCGAGGTCGATCACTACCGAGGTGTCGAGAATCCCCCGCTTGGGTCGCTCGTCAGCCACGAGGGGTGACGTCTTGGCCGGCAACGGCATCGAGATCTTGACGGAACTTGTGAGCGTCGACTGTCGGTGCGGTTCGGAAGATCTCGGTGACAGACGCTGCGGTCACAAATCGGAGGCGGCGCAGCGGTGTGAGCTCCCCGACTGGCACACCGTTACGGGTGACGACGAAGGACTCGCCTTCGTCGAGGCGACGCATGATCTCGCCACTACCGTTGCGCAGCTCTCGCTGAGTAATGGTCTGCTCCATCCAGTCAAAGTAGCACGCCGTGCTACATCATCTACGGGCAGTGCGTTCCGGCACGTGTGGCCTGACGGTTACCCGCAGCCAGGTGATGGAAGGAGCGAGAAGACCTCGGTCGAGTGCACGACATTGCGGAGTTCGGCTGGCAATCCCAGGGGCCATCACCCCAGCGAAACCGAACCAAGCGTCGAAACCGTCGACACAGCGGAGTCCAAACAGCTCATACCACAGGCCTGACCCAGGGCGGTCCAACCACCAGCATCCACACCCGAACGAACACCCACCCACAGCCACAGTCGCACGCCCACCACCCAATTATCCGTTACCGGCCCACGCTCCTAGGGTCTGTAGGAGTTTTCGGGTGGATCAAACCCTGTCGGCCAGGTAGGTTCACTGCCGGGTTCCCATTGCAC
Encoded proteins:
- a CDS encoding cation:proton antiporter gives rise to the protein MHLVAVTPLPPLDEHSLLVLWCQILVVLFFARAGGYAARRSGMPRVIGELLSGVVLGPSLLGQVWPGGFAWLFPASERQSGLLLGLAWVGIVFLLGTTGAEVDLSTIKSQGRAAILVTVGSLGVPLAVGALVGSLLPDFFVGAGAARAVFLMFFAVAFAISSLPVAARILADLGLMDRPFAQVALGVATVNDIVGWLLLGVVVGIAESGSFELAPLVTAVLAVTVTGLVVIRFGPTLLDRVAKAVEEREGGPAAEVSLVVLTLIGVGTITHAVGIEVVIGAFIAGIAIGGSRLAHSTGFRSLEWVTNGIFAPLFFAIAGVRVDLTQLVEPEVAFWAVIVTLAATVAKVAGSYVGGRVGGVGRRDSLGLGASLNARGALEIVVATVGLSLGVIDTRAYTVIVVMALVTTALTGPVLKRLYGSEGEGVPTVVPGTEVASPEP
- a CDS encoding phospholipase D-like domain-containing protein, with product MSVSTASTGPFRLRARQGDAKTLLSWELDDAATSGLAGFTIIAQPPGGAAYFLYNRLTFADPSAHAQDPAQPTRASINSPFHAFRWVHHPGLVHQRLQPNLGRYSYTVTPRYFVDRSMAPIDHALGASLTIEVAPFRKGRLRVGFTRGFVQSQAYADHFGPKATFEPHDPELVWDTSQIAGVATDGTSFTFEDQHRWLGFTARPLILELLDEVRADPDMTLDVFAYDLNEPAILTRLLDPTLAARTRIILDNAALHHDAKPPPSGRRKPEDEFAERFVALPGSQIKRGHFGRYSHNKVLIASRKNRARKVLTGSTNFSTTGLYVNSNHVLVFDDPKVATTYRTVFDATWDGDVARRSWLETGLDRSAVSFATAHVPSTAIHFSPHSNENATSILGGLLGRLDHESTAAPASGRSVLFAVMELSTRRKKGSPPASDDERRAGNPVYFALNELHADPACFSYGISDNPDGIKLYRPGQPGGVLVTGKPTAVRLPPPFNQVPRVAGHQIHHKFVVCGFNGEAPVVYCGSSNLALRGEQVNGDNLIEINDPDVATAFAIEAIELVDHFNFLSRFSTDGSSPKINTAKPVEAAARIGWHLGTTDLWVHKFYDPDDLRCRDRCLFAQQFAAEP
- a CDS encoding ABC transporter permease, translating into MSSASSIGIEGVAASMILIVAAIVVSMRKHLGLERSIAWASLRALAQMLAIGGALGLVLADDTPQVWSWLWVAAMVVIGSATIANRAKEIPGLFSLSMVALGSAVGVSLVVVFGLGIFPVEPRTIVPTAGMLLGNTIAATVLAARRTLAEISEHRDQIEVRLSLGQTGPMAVRPHVREALRTAIGPQIETTKIVGLIALPGTMTGLLLAGVDPVDAVLVQTAVMFLILGSVAITAVVIGGGVARRLSTSDHRLELPTPVKRALPSPSSPEG
- a CDS encoding ATP-binding cassette domain-containing protein, coding for MIRALRQRSKPGTTTQPLAAEASAASDPRALFFFEDVVVERGAHTILELDRVAIPIDGATAIIGPSGSGKSTLLRLCNRLEAPSSGTVRYRGNDLSTIEPTELRRRVAMVFQRPTALDGSAADNLREVDPTLNDDDIEVALVRVGLDGALAKRSARDLSGGELQRLGLARSLTTRPDVLLLDEGTSALDPNSAAHIEQLVAKLTVEGITPIWVTHDFDQLVRVARNTLVVVAGRVLQHGTVRDVLARPLPEVDRFLQGEVR
- a CDS encoding ArsR/SmtB family transcription factor gives rise to the protein MATLKLLADPTRLRVVWTLLHGRHAVNDLAEHVGANPAAVSQHLAKLRLAKLVRTERQGTRVLYALVNDHIERLATEALFNSQHIAGTAHPHQRPDSQHSHSHPHPHPHSHAHVDDAADGAAG
- a CDS encoding type II toxin-antitoxin system VapC family toxin; translation: MPLPAKTSPLVADERPKRGILDTSVVIDLDQLEAHALPIEVAVTALTMAELAAGPHAATDSNERARRQDRLQRTEAAFDPLPFNAEAARAYGRIYAAVLSVGRKARGTRAVDLMIAAIACSVGLPLYTRNPGDFAALGDLVEIIAI
- a CDS encoding type II toxin-antitoxin system Phd/YefM family antitoxin; the protein is MEQTITQRELRNGSGEIMRRLDEGESFVVTRNGVPVGELTPLRRLRFVTAASVTEIFRTAPTVDAHKFRQDLDAVAGQDVTPRG